The following proteins come from a genomic window of Helicobacter canadensis MIT 98-5491:
- a CDS encoding ABC transporter ATP-binding protein: MESLIQIKNLCTGYGKNIIHDGVSFEVYSRDIFALLGGSGSGKSTLLNTMIFLKKPISGEVRILGKEIWGLDAKETLAMKLNFGVLFQFGALFSSLNVLDNLTLPLCEYTKFDKQDRENLAYFWLTRVGLNPEVARLYPSELSGGMVKRVGLARALSLSPKILFLDEPTSGLDPKSARHFDALIKELRDLLGISIVMVTHDMESVKGVVDRMVVLKDKKVFFQGSLEELRAQTNSLDLFLYQI, encoded by the coding sequence ATGGAGAGTTTAATACAAATTAAAAATCTTTGCACGGGATATGGCAAGAATATTATTCACGATGGAGTGAGCTTTGAAGTATATTCTCGCGATATTTTTGCACTTTTGGGGGGTAGTGGGAGCGGTAAAAGCACACTTTTAAATACAATGATTTTTCTTAAAAAACCTATTAGTGGAGAAGTTAGGATTTTGGGTAAAGAAATTTGGGGGTTGGATGCTAAAGAAACTTTAGCGATGAAATTAAATTTTGGAGTGTTGTTTCAATTTGGAGCGTTATTTAGCTCTCTTAATGTATTAGATAATCTTACTTTGCCTTTGTGCGAATACACAAAATTTGACAAACAAGACAGAGAGAATTTGGCGTATTTTTGGCTAACAAGAGTAGGGTTGAATCCTGAAGTTGCTAGGCTTTATCCTAGTGAGTTAAGCGGAGGAATGGTGAAACGCGTTGGTTTAGCTAGAGCCTTAAGTCTTAGCCCAAAGATTCTTTTTTTGGATGAACCAACAAGCGGATTAGATCCTAAGAGTGCAAGGCATTTTGATGCACTCATTAAAGAGCTTAGAGATTTGCTTGGAATTAGTATTGTAATGGTAACGCACGATATGGAGAGTGTTAAGGGGGTTGTGGATAGAATGGTGGTTTTAAAGGATAAAAAAGTTTTTTTTCAAGGCAGTTTAGAAGAGCTAAGAGCCCAAACTAATTCGCTAGATTTATTTTTGTATCAAATTTAA